Proteins encoded within one genomic window of Lampris incognitus isolate fLamInc1 chromosome 1, fLamInc1.hap2, whole genome shotgun sequence:
- the gar1 gene encoding H/ACA ribonucleoprotein complex subunit 1 — MSFRGGGGRGGGFNRGGGGRGGRGGGGFGGRGGGGFGGRGGGGFGGRGGGGFGGRGGGGRGGFNRQQDFGPPEYVVALGEFLHPCEDDIVCKCTTEDNKVPYFNAPVYLENKEQIGKVDEIFGQLRDFYFSVKLSENMKASSFKKMQKFFIDPMKLLPLQRFLPRPPGEKGPQRGGRGGGRGGGRGGGRGGGFRGGRGGGGRGGGGWGGGGGGFRGRGGGGGGRGFRGGR, encoded by the exons ATGTCCTTCAGAGGGGGTGGTGGAAGAGGTGGAGGATTTAACCGAGGTGGGGGTGGCCGGGGCGGTAGAGGCGGCGGTGGATTTGGTGGTCGAGGCGGCGGTGGATTTGGTGGTCGAGGCGGCGGTGGATTCGGTGGCCGAGGCGGCGGTGGATTCGGTGGTCGAGGTGGTGGGGGCAGGGGTGGTTTTAACAGACAGCAGGACTTTGGTCCCCCGGAATATGTTGTTG CACTTGGAGAGTTCCTACATCCCTGTGAGGATGATATTGTCTGTAAATGCACAACAGAGGACAATAAAGTCCCCTATTTCAATGCTCCCGTGTACCTGGAAAACAAGGAACAGATTGGAAAGGTGGACGAGATCTTTGGCCAGCTGCGAGACTTC TATTTCTCAGTCAAACTCTCCGAAAACATGAAGGCATCTTCATTCAAGAAAATGCAGAAG TTCTTCATCGACCCGATGAAACTCCTCCCACTTCAGAGATTCCTCCCGCGGCCGCCCGGGGAGAAGGGTCCACAGCGGGGGGGCCGAGGTGGGGGTAggggtggaggaagaggaggtggtcGTGGAG GTGGATTCCGAGGCGGAAGGGGTGGAGGTGGTCGAGGAGGCGGTggatggggaggaggaggagggggcttcaggggaagaggaggaggaggaggtggtcgtGGATTCCGAG GTGGGAGGTGA